The genomic region GAGTCAAAACTCTGAGGGAAGGAACCTTCTTTTCTGATGAGAAGAGCTGTGGTCTCAGCAGGATTGGGTGAATCTGGTTGCTTTTTCTATCTTCATGCTCCTGGGCCCAAAATACAGGCATGGTCACAGAAAGTGGGTGGCAAAGGGGGAATAACTAAACCCCCAGCTTTCTGGCTGGCCAATCAGAAAAGGGGACTCCAGGGAAGCTTAGAGAACTGCGAAGAAGAGGAGCTTGAGAAAGCAGCCTGTGAAGTTGTATATGAACTCCTAGACCCACACCCAGCTGCAAGATCTGCCCCTAAACCGCATACACAGACTGAAAGAACTGAATGCTGCAAGAGATACTGCCCAGAACAGACAGGCCACAGCGTGGCACACAGCTGGGACAGATGTGAAGACTTTGAAAATCAAACTGTCACCACAACTACAAACTACAGAAGGCTGGTTAAAGCTTGCAGCCTGAGCCCAACTGGGTCAATTGCCtgctaaaacaaaaacatcaatgtTCTCCCTAGGATTTAAACAAGGCCTGGAGTCCTTTAACAATATTCAAAATGTTTAGGATACAATCAAAATTTCTCAATACACAAGAACCAAGAAATTCTCAACTCCTGTGGGAAATAACTCACAGATGCTAGTGCCAAGATGACACAAGGTTTTGGAATTACCTGACAAAGACCTGGCAGCAGCTATTATTAACCTGTTCCAGTAAGTAAGGGCCAATGCTCTTAGAGCAAATGGAAACATAGGGAGTCTCAGCAAGGAGATAGAAAAACCAAATGAGCACTTGAGAACTGACAAATACAATAACCAACAAccccaaacaaaaacacaacttaCCAGCAGGGCTCAATAACAGAGTGGAGATGAGAGAGGAGAGTCGAGTgatatgggctgggtgcagtggctcatgcctgtaatcccaacactttgggaggccaaggtagaaggatcacttgaggccaggaggtcgagaccagcctgggcaacatagtgaaacccagtccctacaaaaataaataaaatgagccaggtgtggtagcatgcacctgtggacccagctactcaggaggctgaggcaggaggatcacttgagcccaggagttcaaggctgcattgagctatgattgcgtcactgtactcaagcctgggtgactggGCAAcactctctctcaaaacaaagagaaaagaaagaggcccTTGGCTTCCCATCCTGGGTCTGCCACTAACTAGCTTTACAAACACAAGAACATGCCACTCCTGAACCTGTCTGCTAATCTAGAAACAGTTGGGATCAGACCACGTGGTCTCTAAATCCCCTTGTTCCTTATTAAGCTCTAAAACTGAGAAGTCATGATCTTTTAAAGCCTAATCAATATGGTGACTCTCCTCTTACTACCCAAGGGCAGAGGCAGCCCaggcatatttaaaaaaatcaaaccatgACAGAATGCGGGTCTAATTACAGAAGAATTCCtagccctaaaaaaaaaaaacagttcacaGGAGAAAAGGGGCATGATGTCTTGCAAATGTGGAGAGAGAGGCAGATGACTCTGGTTCGCCCCCCTGCCCCCGGGATCTTTGAAAGCAAAAAGAACCTCAGTGTTTAGCCCTTCTTGGCTACCTTAAGAACAATATCTATTCTTTTAGGATAGATTTTGAATGCTTAGGAATAAAATATGTGTCAAATTCATCCTGTGAGTGCTGGGGAGGAGGAGTAGACACAGACCGAGAGTGCCCAAGCTGATGGCCCTTGACCTGGCGTGATGGCACAGGGGAGATCACCACGCTATAATTCTGTGTATGGCTTCAATTTTcaataataagttaaaaaaaaagagactctGGTTTCTACTTTGTGATGTGATGATTTCTTCTCATTTGCTTTTTGTTCGAGGTCAGCTACAGAATCATGCAGAACTGTGTGCCCCAAAAGCTGCAGGGACAATAATAACCTGGGTAGGTAACCTACAGACTCAGGCTCTTGAGACTCCTGTGCAAGGGTGACAAGAGGCATGACCGTCGGCCCACAGCAGACCTATTGCGTGTCACTGGATAGCCAGATTTCCCTTAGACAGGTTAAAGAAATGACAGAGTATAGTgtgaattaaaagtttaaaaagacagaaaacccaATTGCAGAGCCCCAAAAGGGCAGGCAAATTCAATTAAGGGGGGGCCAGATCTCTAGCAGCACTGTGCAGAGCAATCCAGCTTTGTGGAACGGCACGGTTGGAGAAGTCAAAGGACAGGTCAAGCCTACTGGTTTGGAGAGGATGATATAAAAACACATCCCCAGAGTCCAGCCCAGTCAGGGAGTCAAGCATGCTTGGAAGGAAGCCAGCAAGGTAGGGAGCTAAAGGAATGCCAGATGGACCCTACATTTGGCTCCTTGCAGAGcctaaaagataaatattttaaggatGAGCAGTCACAAGGCAAGCAAAGCATTTTAAAAGCGTTTCCCTCTGTATTGGGCTCAAGTGAAAGGAAGTTCTACAGGTGTATGTTTCAGAACAGCCACTCCAAACTGTCCTCTCGAGGCTCTTACCTTGGTCTGTTTCTTCTCAGTGGCGTAGACGATGGAGGTACAACAGACTTCAGCAATCTTCCGGCCCTGACCATAAAAGGACCAGCAGCAGATTTCATCCCCAATGACATCCTTTATGAACAGGACCCTTCCGTTAAAGCGCAGAGACAGCTTATCAAACAGTTCAATGTTTTTCAACATATTGTCATCAGAATTGCTGCAAAAGAGCATTTGATACGGTGACCACAAGCTGGTAAAACTGCCATCATTTGCTAGGCCCTTCTACACGCAGGGCCCTACTGAGCCCACTTTCTCCACTACCTCATTTCAACCTCACAATAATCCCATGACAAAGGCACTCCAATCTCCATCACTCAAGAAGGAAAGTGAGGATCAGAGAAATTAGGTAATTACTCAAGGCTGAACCTAATAAATGGCAGACACGCCCCCCAAAAGACAGCCCTGGCCCCTAAGCCTGAGTGCTCCTAACCGTCGTGCTTGAGTGACAGCCTCTGGGCACAGGCACCAGGTGGAGGAGAGCGCCTCACCGAGCCCCAAGAGGAGCAGAATGGCACTGCCCAAGGGAGACTCTATATCTTAGGTCTTTTTAAAGATCTTGAGTAACCTCATTAAATCCTCCCTGCATCCCTCAAGTTCCTGAGTTAGAGCCACATGTTTTCAAAGGCCAAATGGCATTCTAGAAACCtgcatatattgctggtgggaatgtaaaatggtgcagccactttagaaaacagtttggcaggtcTTCGAATGATTAAACctagaattaccacatgacccagcaattctgctcctagagaaatgaaaacataagtcCACACAGAGACTTTaaatgaatgttcataacagcattacacacaatagccaaaaagtgcaaacaacccaaatgtccatcaactgatgaatgggtaaagaaaatgtggtctacactgtggaatattattctgccataaaaaggaatgaagtattcattcatgctacaacatggataaaccttgaaaacctCTTAGGTAATctcattatgctgagtgaaggaATCTGGTCACAAAAGGCCATATATTATGCAATTCCATTCATATAAagatgtccagaacaggcaaattcatcaagacagaaaacagattagtggttacctAGGGCTGTGGGGTTGGGGAAGCAATGGTTGAgggaaaatggggagtgactgctaacgAATAGAGGGTTTCTTTTCAGGCAGtgaaaaagttctaaaattagatagtggtgatggcctCACAACTTGTGAATATATAAAAACCACATATTGTGAATATAACAATAACTGTACACTCTAGAAAGATGACTTTTATGATATGTGTGAATTATAGCTCAGAGTTATATCCCTGTATCCATCTGTCTACTTATCTATCCAGGCAGAGAGGTACAGAGAGGTCATCCTCATCTGAAGGTACGAagaagagctgggcctggctgGTGTGAGTGGAGGTTTTCCTAGTAAATGGAGCTGTCTTTCCTGGCTGATGCCTTACCTGGTATATGAGTATTTGTTGTTACTTCTGTTGTAGAGCAACTTCACGGCTGGCTGTGGGttgttttaaaagaagaagagagtTACTTGGCAGGCAGATGCAATGAACTGCTGGCTTCCCATAGGGCTGGGGCCCTGCCCTGAAGCAGAAGAGGCAGACAAGCATAGCTTGCTGGCTGGAGAGGGGGACTGCATGACCCAATAGCAGGGGCACAAAAGATGACCTGTAGCTTCCCACTGTGAACCCATTCTCAGGCCTCACTCAGGCAattatacatgtttttatttcaaaagttattCAGAAGAACCTTCATCATTTCTGGTAGCAAAAGAAATTCCACAAGGGTGCCTCCAACATACCTTATTTGAAGTCGCTATAAGTTTTTGTTCTTCCTTGGATGAGGTGATCACAGGGACCTTGCAGAAAGGCTCATAAGTATCTTTGTTCTGCTGGAACAAAACATGCTTTCAGCCTAGGAGGCCTGCCTAGCACTACATTTTTAAAGTTGACCTGCTGGACAGGCTCTGGCGAGGGGAGATGGGGCAGTCATGGCTGGGAAGAGAGGAGGATTCTCACCACCAATGAACTAGATGGGGGAAGACAGGGAGTTGAATTTCCCAGTAAGTCTGCTCTTTGGCTATGACCATGATAGGCCAGGATGCTCAGTAAGTACTAACAATGATGACACATTTTCCACAGCCCAGGAAGCCACTCAAAAATAAACCCTCGATGTGGCAGCTGAAACGTGTTTTAATCAAAAGCTCCTAAAACCCCACTACGATGACTgcagaggaataaaaaaaaaaaaaaagtataaacccATAAGGGGAAAAAGAATGGGAGAAGTGAGGTCAgcagaccagaaaaaaaaaagtcaaaaatttgAGGGTGGAAAGGTCACAGGTGAGCGTTAACCAAGGAGAGGGGGAAAGCTGAAACCAGTGGGCGGAAGCACTGGGAAGATCCCCAAATCCATCTCTGTCCCCATGCAGGCAGAAGAAAGGGCCACCTTCCTGCAGTGGTTTGCACGGTAGAGGACAGGGCTGAGCTGCGATTCTGAAAACGGGGGGAGAAGTGAACATCACACTAAGTGATGAGCAACCCCAGCTCCTTTCCCCTTCCAGATCCCCAAAGGCAGCCAAGCCAGGCCTAGACCCATCGGGCAGGAGGAGAGTAGAGGATTCCTCTTCAGGAACACCACCTGCTTCCCCCAAAATGGCTTACAGATTCTGATAGTTGGGGGTCCCACTGAAAAAGTCTGCCTTATCACCCACAATGCAGCCCAGTGGACAACAAGGACCATCCATGCACAAATAGCTTTCAGAGTCTCATTCTTTCAACAGACAGCCAAGCATCATCAGATTACATGTGAAAAGCCTCTTTAACATGagagcaaaaccaaaacaaagagaGGAAAAGGGGAGGAGTCAGATAatgaagggagaagaaagaaaacaaacagtatCATCAGGCAGATGAGAGCAGATATGGCCTCCTAGGAAACAAGATCAGCACGCTGTGGAAAGCAGGGCATTCGGAGAGCAAGAAAAGGCTCCTGGAAGTTAGAAAGATGAAGCAGAAATGAAAATTTCGATAGAAGGGTTGAAAAGataaaggtgaaaaataaaacttctgaGAAAGTAGAACAAAAGGATAAAGCCAGAGACACTAAGAGGAAAAAATTAGGAGGTCAGTCCTGGAGGTCTAACCTCAGACTAACAGAAACAAGACGCGGGGGCATGTCTCCAAGACAAAGATGAAACAGAACCTCTGATGTGTCTGAACACACCACTATGAGACCACTGAGAACGTGGGGCTGAAGTAGgaacatatatttagaaaaccaagTGAACAAAACAATGAGGCAATCCCTAACTCTGGCAAACTTAAagttacagaagaaagaaaataatcactgTACACTCTGTGGCTTAACTGTCAGCCATATTTACACGTCATGACGTAAACTCTGAATTTAACCAAAACAGTGATGAATTTAACCAAAACTCCCGTACCGGGAGAATGGGAGAAGGAAAAGTATGCCTAAGCTTGGTGGGGGTGGAGGTAGGGGCAGTGCGTGAGCTAAGTTCTAGTTTTCTATAGTCATGCCAGTAGATAATATCAAAAACTGGGAATTCAATAAAGAGCAGCACAGGCGAACTATGTGGAAACATAAATGTGAACAGAAAAAACTGCTGAAAGAATTCACAGAGGTTCCTGCAGGGGTGAAGGAGAGTAGGAGGGGGTATGGTGGTGTTTTTGATGTTAACCTTGCAGCACTATTTGACTTCTTGAAGGATGCATGTGCATCACTTTTAACAATGTAgtaacaataaaaaagtaaatgctgCAACATTCAGTTAGATCTGCAGTGAGTTCAGACTCTCAGAGTAGAGGTGGTGTGCAGCATTATGGGTACTGGTCCGGTGCGGGGCCAGACACAGACATGTGGTGTGGGGGAGGCCCAAACAAGGGCCTCATGCACACAGACCAGATTCCTACGACAACCCAAAGGGACGCTTCTGATGCTCCGCCacgttgtaaatttgtttgaaataaAGGGGTGTTGGCCATGTCTAGAAGCATTTTGGTTTTGTGGGATTTTACTGTCACCAGACCTGACCCCAATGGTCCTGCTCTGTCCAGCTAAGGAGTGAGGGGTGTCTGTCTGTAGAGATTATGCTGAGCTCCCAACAATGACTTGTGGGACTAGAGTAAGCCCTAAGATTGGTCCCGAACACTGACCAAGTTTTACACCGCGGGCTTCGCTGCTGAGGGGTTGAGATGTGCACATGAGAAGATCCAACAGCATGGGGCTGCGAGGAGTGACGCAGTAGTTAGGTGGCCTGCTGTTCCAGGGAGGCCTCTCAGGGGTCACTCTGACCGAAGGAATAGGGCTCCAGGGCAAACTCATTAACTCTCACAACATCTCAGTCAGACAGAAACCGCCCCCATTTTGCAGAGGGAAAATGAGGAAGGCAGGTAGGCTTGGTGTCTCTCCACCCATATGGGAAGAAAGGGTGATGCCTACTTGTAGGGCCGCCTGGCACTCTTCCACTAGGCCTTGGACCAGGTAGTACTTGGCTTCTGCTAGCAGCTCCTCGATCTCCCGGCGGCTCTCGGGTAAAGGCACCGCCCCGTCTCGAAGGTAGTTGAGTATCGTACCAAAGTGCTTCCCACAGCGGTCAATGAGGATCCAGCCtgcagagggaggaggcaggggctggTTACACGGGCCCTCCTCTCGTGGGAGGCTCTGAGCAGAGCTGGGGTGTCTCTCGGTTCCCTCTACCTCCCAGCAGAGAGCGGGACTGCCTGGAGAGTGGCAGCCTCACCTGCCTACCTGCCCACTAAGGGCTGAGGAGGCCCCCACAGCCTCCAGGCCCTGCTGGCCGGACACAACCACAACCCCAGGTGACCCTGGTCTGAGGCTCTGTTAGACATCCCGACTCTTAAGGCCCAAAAGTACACTTCCGAAGTACCCTCAAATATCCCTTAGACAAGGACATCCAACAGGGGCCTCGTGTACCACACCTGGGTAAAACATcccaaggagagaagaaagacttCTGGGTAAAAAATATCTACTTCCTCCTTCTACAAAGCTTCCTTCAAACTGTCACATTAACAGAGCCATTTCTAAGAACGCACAAGTCTCACCCTCGCAGACTGTGACCTCTGACTCCCAAGGCTGAGCCCTAGACGCTGACCAGCACCAACACAGGAAGTCCTATCCCACAACTTCCTGCAACAAGCACTTAGTGGCTAGTGAATGACCAAGACAGACCCCACCCTCAGGCAGCTCAGTAAACACGGGGAGACAGAACCAGCTTTTATTGGATATGGAAAAAGGTCCCAAAGCTGACCAAATCCAGGCACCATGAAACATTCTTGGGGGTGGGGGCCAGGAAGACTCCCTACTCTGCTGCTCAATGTCCTTTCTAATCTTGTCACTGAGCTGACATTCCTCCACCAGAAATCCTGAGGGTTTTCAGAACTCCTCTACTGAAATGCAGTGTCTCTGGGAGTGGTATTTGTAGAAGACAGGACTGGAGCCTAGGAGGAGGAGGTACCaaaaaggaaggcaggaatgGAGCAAAGACCAAGTATCTCCCAACAGCAAATGTGAAGCTCtaaaaagaagccagacagatgAGAGGGTGAAGTCTAGGCCTTCTGACAAGCAGGGCGACCTCAGGCAAGGGGTGTTCCCACGGCTCCTGCCACGCATTACAGGTGGAAAATGCCAGTGCGCAGGGCTGTCAGGAGGCTTCAGTAGGAATCGGTCACCTTATGCTCCCACCTTCCTCCCCGCTTTGGGAGAAGGGCCAACATTTCCACTCCTAACAACGCTGTGCCCTGTTCCACGTCCTCCTCAGACTGGGCCCTACTGATCCTGGGCCTTGGATCAGCGGCAGAGGCCAGCAAAAGTTGAGAGCGGCAAACGCATCTTTTTACAATCCAGAGTCATAAGTCTGCCCGCTTTCCCCTACCCCTTACCCGGCAAGTGCAGTCCCTGCCAAGTGCCCTCTCGTGGTTTTAGGGCATAGTTTGGTATTCTTTGCAGCAATTGCCAGGAAAGTTTGATAACAGGGCCGTTTCCAGGTTCCCCTGATGAAACAGCTCAGCCTAAAGTTCCTGGGCCTTTTGTTAAAGGAACGGTCTCCACCCTCCAGCGGCTTCCACTTCCTACTTCCACACTGTTCCGatttcctgagtaggtgggaagAATACCCCAAGTGGGAGAAAAATGCAATACAAATGTGTAGCCCTGAGTCAACTCCTGGTTTCAGGGAAGAAAGAGGACTTCCCAGGCATGGTAAATCACATCACCCTGACAGTGACCTCCAAATGTGATCCCACCCCACTTCTTTCTACATCTGAGACAACAAAATATGGAATTAATATCTTATGCAACCCAGATGCCTCCGGGGCCAGTAAGCAGCATAAATGAGTGCAGCTgggtggggctgaggctggggctgaCAGGACAGCATCTGCCCTGCCCCCAAGAGCAGCAGGCTCTTCCCACTCCAGCCAAGAGTGGCCAGGCAGGAATGTGGGCCCAAGAGCTGTGAGCTCTGATGTTCCATGCAATGCCAGAAACCCAGGTTTTTCTGTGAATTCCCTGATTTTTAAAGGATGGTaaactaattaaaacaaaacaaaactgtcatcAACCCACCACAAGGCAAACAAAACACATCTGCAGTTGAACTGGGCCTGCAGGCTACCAGCTTGAGGCCTCTGTGCTACCCTACACCAAGCAATTTTTTCTCAGA from Pongo pygmaeus isolate AG05252 chromosome 10, NHGRI_mPonPyg2-v2.0_pri, whole genome shotgun sequence harbors:
- the KCTD10 gene encoding BTB/POZ domain-containing adapter for CUL3-mediated RhoA degradation protein 3 isoform X3, which codes for MSGESVVSSAVPAAATRTTSFKGTSPSSKYVKLNVGGALYYTTMQTLTKQDTMLKAMFSGRMEVLTDSEGWILIDRCGKHFGTILNYLRDGAVPLPESRREIEELLAEAKYYLVQGLVEECQAALQQNKDTYEPFCKVPVITSSKEEQKLIATSNKPAVKLLYNRSNNKYSYTSNSDDNMLKNIELFDKLSLRFNGRVLFIKDVIGDEICCWSFYGQGRKIAEVCCTSIVYATEKKQTKVEFPEARIYEETLNILLYEAQDGRGPDNALLEATGGAAGRSHHLDEDEERERERIERVRRIHIKRPDDRAHLHQ
- the KCTD10 gene encoding BTB/POZ domain-containing adapter for CUL3-mediated RhoA degradation protein 3 isoform X4, with product MALNLSEPLFYLWKMQGNELPSEKNWWKGWILIDRCGKHFGTILNYLRDGAVPLPESRREIEELLAEAKYYLVQGLVEECQAALQQNKDTYEPFCKVPVITSSKEEQKLIATSNKPAVKLLYNRSNNKYSYTSNSDDNMLKNIELFDKLSLRFNGRVLFIKDVIGDEICCWSFYGQGRKIAEVCCTSIVYATEKKQTKVEFPEARIYEETLNILLYEAQDGRGPDNALLEATGGAAGRSHHLDEDEERERERIERVRRIHIKRPDDRAHLHQ
- the KCTD10 gene encoding BTB/POZ domain-containing adapter for CUL3-mediated RhoA degradation protein 3 isoform X2; translated protein: MEEMSGESVVSSAVPAAATRTTSFKGTSPSSKYVKLNVGGALYYTTMQTLTKQDTMLKAMFSGRMEVLTDSEGWILIDRCGKHFGTILNYLRDGAVPLPESRREIEELLAEAKYYLVQGLVEECQAALQNKDTYEPFCKVPVITSSKEEQKLIATSNKPAVKLLYNRSNNKYSYTSNSDDNMLKNIELFDKLSLRFNGRVLFIKDVIGDEICCWSFYGQGRKIAEVCCTSIVYATEKKQTKVEFPEARIYEETLNILLYEAQDGRGPDNALLEATGGAAGRSHHLDEDEERERERIERVRRIHIKRPDDRAHLHQ
- the KCTD10 gene encoding BTB/POZ domain-containing adapter for CUL3-mediated RhoA degradation protein 3 isoform X1, whose amino-acid sequence is MEEMSGESVVSSAVPAAATRTTSFKGTSPSSKYVKLNVGGALYYTTMQTLTKQDTMLKAMFSGRMEVLTDSEGWILIDRCGKHFGTILNYLRDGAVPLPESRREIEELLAEAKYYLVQGLVEECQAALQQNKDTYEPFCKVPVITSSKEEQKLIATSNKPAVKLLYNRSNNKYSYTSNSDDNMLKNIELFDKLSLRFNGRVLFIKDVIGDEICCWSFYGQGRKIAEVCCTSIVYATEKKQTKVEFPEARIYEETLNILLYEAQDGRGPDNALLEATGGAAGRSHHLDEDEERERERIERVRRIHIKRPDDRAHLHQ
- the KCTD10 gene encoding BTB/POZ domain-containing adapter for CUL3-mediated RhoA degradation protein 3 isoform X5, with amino-acid sequence MALNLSEPLFYLWKMQGNELPSEKNWWKGWILIDRCGKHFGTILNYLRDGAVPLPESRREIEELLAEAKYYLVQGLVEECQAALQNKDTYEPFCKVPVITSSKEEQKLIATSNKPAVKLLYNRSNNKYSYTSNSDDNMLKNIELFDKLSLRFNGRVLFIKDVIGDEICCWSFYGQGRKIAEVCCTSIVYATEKKQTKVEFPEARIYEETLNILLYEAQDGRGPDNALLEATGGAAGRSHHLDEDEERERERIERVRRIHIKRPDDRAHLHQ